The Saccopteryx leptura isolate mSacLep1 chromosome 2, mSacLep1_pri_phased_curated, whole genome shotgun sequence genome has a window encoding:
- the C2H12orf76 gene encoding uncharacterized protein C12orf76 homolog, translated as MLRVVWWWLFLGLCSLLVGQAEAPSPVDSPEQSRPYAVLRGQNLVLMGTIFSILLVTMILMAFCVYKPIRRR; from the exons ATGCTGCGTGTTGTCTGGTGGTGGTTGTTCCTCGGACTGTGCAGCCTCCTAGTGGGGCAGGCGGAGGCCCCGAGCCCAGTGGATTCCCCAGAGCAGAGTCGGCCGTACGCGGTGCTGCGTGGGCAGAACCTGG TGTTGATGGGAACCATTTTCAGCATCCTGCTAGTGACCATGATCCTTATGGCATTTTGTGTCTACAAGCCCATTCGGCGTCGATGA